The Schistocerca nitens isolate TAMUIC-IGC-003100 chromosome 7, iqSchNite1.1, whole genome shotgun sequence genome contains a region encoding:
- the LOC126195508 gene encoding uncharacterized protein LOC126195508, producing METIQRLQYLPTTSSVVPVSSSQKVSLGVTNAESDTVAENAAEVPKEAILTEVESTAASEEPHSVAAEVTHPALEPAPTAVTPSPSPAVAAQTTSPAIAEETPSATAEATPPAVEPVPIAAASSPTPAVAEPTPLPVIAETTPPPAATKPTSPTAETSPAPPPSPSRVAEKNRPVTVSKVSPLSHDEVIPNDLGKHVPIKLVDSKVKQTSNRVSNRPKKLPKRNEDFLWFIPRKSNRHLT from the coding sequence atggaaactattcagagactgcaatacttaccaacaacatcatcagtggtacctgtatcatcatcacagaaagtatctctaggagtgactaatgcagaatcagatacagtagcagaaaatgcagcagaagtaCCTAAAGAAGCAATACTAACAGAAGTAGAATCAACAGCAGCATCAGAAGAACCACATTCAGTAGCAGCAGAAGTAACTCATCCAGCATTAGAACCAGCTCCCACAGCAGTAACACCATCTCCCtcaccagcagtagcagcacaaactacttcaccagcaatagcagaagaaacaccatcagcaacagcagaagcaactcctccagcagtagaaccagttcctatagcagcagcatcatctcccacaccagcagtagcagaaccaactcctttaccagtaatagcagaaacaactcctccaccagcagcaactaaaccaacttcaccaacagcagaaacatcaccagctcctcctccatcaccttcaagagtagcagaaaagaatagaccagtcacagtaagtaaagtatcacctttgtctcatgatgaagtgataccaaatgatttgggaaaacatgttcctataaaacttgtggacagtaaagtgaaacaaacttccaaccgtgtttcaaacagacccaaaaaattaccaaagagaaatgaagattttttatggtttatcccaaggaagtccaaccgccacctaacgtag